In Fundulus heteroclitus isolate FHET01 chromosome 16, MU-UCD_Fhet_4.1, whole genome shotgun sequence, a single genomic region encodes these proteins:
- the LOC105936166 gene encoding mediator of RNA polymerase II transcription subunit 9 produces the protein MAVSQPKLDKDSEDSSLLPLVHDIIKCMDKDKEGPDVHQELTKLKTKIQKAREQITNMPGIDSSPQEQQQQLATLREQVRTKNQLLQKYKSLCMFDVPKAS, from the exons ATGGCGGTGTCTCAGCCGAAGCTGGACAAAGACAGCGAAGACTCCTCTCTGTTGCCTTTAGTTCATGATATTATCAAATG catGGACAAGGACAAGGAGGGCCCAGATGTTCACCAAGAGCTGACGAAGCTGAAAACCAAGATCCAGAAAGCCCGGGAGCAAATCACCAACATGCCTGGGATAGACAGCAGTccacaggagcagcagcagcagctcgccACTCTGAGAGAGCAGGTGCGCACCAAGaaccagctgctgcagaaatACAAGAGCTTATGCATGTTTGATGTACCCAAAGCATCATGA
- the LOC118556570 gene encoding dexamethasone-induced Ras-related protein 1-like translates to MIKKMSPTENDFDIPAKNCHRMVILGSTKVGKTAIISRFLNERFDDQYTPTIEDFHRKFYSIRGDVYQLDILDTSGNHPFPAMRRLSILTGDVFILVFSLDNRDSFQEVQRLKRQIHETKSCLRNKTKEKVDVPLVICGNKCDRDFYREVQDEEIEKLVGDEHCAYFEISAKKNTNVDQMFQTLFTMAKLPNEMSPDRHCKVSLQYCDVLHRKSFRNKRCKDGNAYGIVAPFARRPSVHSDLMYIKEKAIGGSQTKDKSCVIC, encoded by the exons ATGATTAAGAAAATGTCTCCAACCGAGAACGACTTCGACATTCCGGCCAAGAATTGCCACAGGATGGTGATTCTTGGCTCCACTAAAGTTGGGAAGACGGCCATCATCTCACGGTTTCTCAACGAGAGGTTTGATGACCAGTACACGCCGACCATTGAGGACTTTCACAGAAAGTTCTACAGCATCAGAGGGGACGTGTACCAGCTGGACATCCTCGACACATCTGGGAACCACCCGTTCCCCGCAATGAGGAGACTGTCCATTCTCACTG GTGATGTTTTCATCCTGGTGTTCAGCCTGGACAACAGAGACTCCTTCCAAGAGGTGCAGCGCCTGAAGCGCCAAATCCATGAAACCAAGTCGTGTCTGCGCAACAAAACCAAAGAGAAAGTGGACGTCCCGCTCGTCATCTGCGGCAACAAGTGCGACCGGGACTTTTACAGAGAGGTGCAGGACGAAGAGATCGAGAAGCTGGTCGGGGACGAGCACTGTGCGTACTTTGAGATCTCTGCAAAAAAGAACACCAACGTCGACCAGATGTTTCAGACGCTGTTTACCATGGCCAAGCTGCCCAACGAGATGAGTCCCGACCGGCACTGCAAGGTTTCTCTTCAGTACTGCGACGTTTTACACAGAAAGTCCTTCAGGAACAAGAGGTGCAAAGACGGCAACGCGTACGGGATAGTGGCGCCGTTTGCGCGCAGACCGAGCGTGCACAGTGACTTAATGTACATCAAAGAGAAAGCAATAGGTGGCAGCCAGACCAAAGACAAAAGCTGCGTTATTTGCTGA